Part of the Sulfuricurvum kujiense DSM 16994 genome, TTCGTCGAAATCGACGGACTCTTGAAGAAAAGGGATACCCGCCGATTTGAGAAGTTCAGCGCGGGTGATCGAAGAAGACGCTAAGCGTATCATGGTTTAATACGCGTTTCGGAGTACCACACCGATAAAGATGGCAGTCACACCCAATACAATGTTCACGGGAACCATATATTTGGCGATGATAGCCAGCATATTTTTTGCTTCGTCCAGATTCCCCATCTCCAAAGCTCTTTCCGCCCGTTTACGTCGGAACATCATCGCACCGAGATTGATCGTCATCACGAGCCAAATCGCCTCTTTGATATGGACGGTATTATAGATGCTCATCGCATATTCATCGATGACGTTGCCCGATGCATCCATCGCGGCGGCACGGAATCCGAGACCTACCGCCATCAATACCGCTGTAACAATAAGGATAATAACAAACGGCGTTACGATGGCAAAAAGACGTTTGAGGGTGTGCGAAGCACGCTCCAAACGGAGCTTCGGATCAGTGATAAGCTGCATCGATTGGTGAGCCGCAAAACGGATTGATATCATACCACCGACCCAGACAACGGCACTCAATACGTGCAAAAAAACGATTAATGTTCTATGGTGAGTAAACGTCTCGATCAAAAATTCTTTCATTTTGAAAGTTCCTTTGTCACATACGCCAATGCCGCATCTTTGGCTTCACCGAGTTTGGAAGCGTCTTTCCCGCCCGCTTGGGCAAAATCCGGGCGTCCCCCGCCGCCGCCGCCGAGGATCGGAGCGATTGTTTTGATCCAGTCACCCGCTTTGAGAGGCGTGTTTTTAGCACCTGCCGCGAGAAGCACTTTGTCATCTTTGATTTGGAAAAGGAGTACCGCGACCGAATCGTGCTGATTTTTAAGCTCATCGATACGCTCTTTGATATCCCCCGCACCGAGCTCGGCAACCACTACCGCCGTTGAGCCGATCATCGTAACGGCAAGCTCTTCTTTCGCCGAAGATGCCAATGCGCTCATCTCGTGTTTTAACGTTTTAACCTGCTCTTTTAGACGCTCGATACCCGCCAAAACATCGCGGTTTTTGACCGATGCTTCGACCTCTTCGAGAAGATGACGCTGTTGTTTAAAGAGGTTGTAGGCCGCATTTCCGCATACCGCTTCGATACGGCGCACACCTGCACTCACACCGCTCTCTTTGACGATGACGAATGTTCCGATGGTTGCGGTATTATCGACGTGGACACCGCCGCAAAACTCGATTGATGCAGTTCCGAAATTGACGACGCGTACCGTATCGCCGTATTTTTCTCCAAACTGTGCTTTCGCACCGCTTTTTTTCGCATCGTCGATGCTCATCTCGCGCGTCATACCCTCTAATGCATGGAAAACATGATAATTGACACGCTCTTCGACGAGAGCGATCTCTTCATGGCTCATCGCCTTAGGATGCGAGAAGTCGAAGCGGAGGCGGTTATGTTCGACCAATGATCCCGCTTGAGAGATATGTTCTCCCAACACCTCATACAACGCGGCATGAAGCAAATGGGTTGCCGAGTGGTGTTTTGCGATTTCATTGCGTTCCGGATCGACGAGCGCGTTTACCGTATCACCGACACTGAGAGTTGCTTTAGTTTCAATATGGGAGAGGTTCAATCCGTGAAATTTTTTCGTGTCCAGTACGGTTGCTTTATCATCCAACGTTCCGGTATCACCGCATTGTCCGCCGCTTTCGGCATAGAACGGGGTCTCTTCGAGAAGGACCCAACCTTTTTGATGCGCATGAAGCTGATCGACCCGTTCGAAATTCTCCCCTAAAAGGGCTTGGATTTTAACCGGTGCTTTGGTATAGGCATAACCGATAAACGTGTTGACGCCGAAGGTTTCGAGGAGGGTTTTAAAATCCCCCTCGACGTGCGCGTCACCTGATCCTTTCCATGCCGCTTTTGCCCGTTTGCGCTGTTCAGACATCAACGTCTCAAACGTCTCTACATCGAGGGAAAGATTTTTCTCTCTCAGCATATCTTCGGTCAGATCAAGCGGGAATCCGAACGTATCGTAGAGTTTGAATGCTACTTCGCCGCTGAACGTCCCTTTGGTATTTTTGAGCTCTTCGTTAAAGAGTTCGATTCCCGATGCGATCGTTTTAAAGAAACGTTCCTCTTCGAGCATGATTTGTTCTTTCAGGACGGCAAGTTTTTCGACAATATACGGGTATTGTTTCCCCATAAGCTCTGCTACGGTATCCGCCACTTCAAACATAAACGGTTTCGTAAATCCGAGCAAATACCCATGACGAACCGCACGGCGTAGGATACGGCGCAAGACGTATCCGCGCCCTTCATTCGAGAAGTTTGTCCCCTGCGCAAGTAAAAACGTAACGGTACGGATATGATCGGCGATAACACGGTACGAGGCGCCCGTAGCGTAGACGTACGGCTTTCCGATAAGGGCTTCTACTTTTTTAATGATCGGCATAAACAGGGTGCTGTCATAGTTGCTGGTGACCCCTTCGAGCACCGCGGTAGCACGCTCTAAACCCATCCCCGTATCGATGGAAGGTTTCGGAAGAGGTTTGAGTTCACCTTTGGCATTACGCTCGTACTGCATGAAAACGAGGTTCCAGATTTCCAAGAATCGATCCCCGTCTCCTCCCATGTAGTCTTCCGGTCCGTTAAAATGTTCCGCACCCTGATCGATGAAGATTTCCGAACACGGTCCGCACGGTCCGGTATCTCCCATCTGCCAGAAGTTGTCTTTATCCCCAAGACGCATGATGCGATCCGCCGCGATATGCTTTTTCCAAATTTCTTCGGCTTCGTCATCGCTCTCATGGACGGTAACCCACAACTTCTCTTTCGGAAGTTTCATCACTTCGGTAACGAATTCCCATGCATGGGCGATTGCTTCTTCTTTGAAGTAATCACCGAAACTGAAGTTTCCGAGCATCTCGAAAAACGTATGGTGACGCGCCGTATGACCGACGTTCTCTAAGTCATTATGTTTACCGCCGGCGCGGATACATGTTTGCGCACTCGTAGCGCGCGGGTTGGCAGGGATAGGGATATCGCCCGTAAAAATCGACTTGAACGGAACCATACCGGCATTGGTAAAAAGGAGGGTAGCATCATCGGGAACAAGTGGGGAACTTGGAACCCGTTCGTGTTGTTTTGATTCAAAAAAGGCCAAAAAGGCTTCGCGGACATCCATCATTGGTTACTCACAGTATTGATAAAATTGCGCGATTATAGCGAAAGATGGCTTTCTTTTCTTTTTCACAAGAAAAGAAACAAAAGAAAATCGCCTTGCGACAAATCGCTGGCGGTCGCTTCACACTACTGCGAGCGACCTTGCTCTAGGTAGTGTTGCAAGGCAGAAAATTATTTGATGAAATGATTTTCGCAAAATGCGAAATCTACAGATAGACAATCTCCGCGATCCAATTCCTAGAGCCGCGTGCGATGCAGAAGTGCAAGGAGTCACGCGAGCGCTTTTGGATCGCGGTATGATCTTTTGGTACTTTTCTGGCTAAACAGAAAAGTACATTAGTATCGTTATTACGAAAACGCTCTATTAAGAGCGCTGAACATCGCTTTGATCGATGCGACGGTGATATCGTTATCGCATCCGACACCGAAGAATTTTTCCAAACTCTCCGTTTGAATCTCGATGTAGGCGACCGCTTCGGCACTAGAAAGCTCTCCGCGTGAGTGCTCGCTGTACGAAAGGATTTTAAAGTTATGCGAATACTCCACCATCAATGCATTTTTACACGCATCGATCGGACCGTTCCCCACCCCTTCGCTTCGGATCGCTTTGCCGTTGTGGGTGTATTCCAACACACATTTGGCCGAGTGCTCTTTCGCACTCTCCGAAATTACCGAGTAATCGACGAACTCGATGTCATGCGGCTCACCGAAATAGGTCTTCTCGAAAATATCCAAAATCTCTTCACTGGTGAGTTCTCGACCTGCTTCGTCGGTCACCTGCTGAACAATGCGCCCGATTTCAGGATGCATTTTCTTCGGCAATGAATAGCCGAATTTATCTTCGAGGACATAGGCAACGCCCCCTTTGCCTGACTGGGAGTTGATACGGATGATCCCCTCGTAGTTGCGCCCCACGTCCTGCGGATCGATCGGCAAATACGGAACTTCCCAAAACGGGTCCTCTTTGGAACGCTGATACGCCAACCCTTTGTTGATCGCGTCTTGGTGCGATCCCGAAAACGCCGTATAAACAAGCTCTCCGACGTACGGATGACGCTCATGGGTTTTCATGTCGGTACACTCTTCGACGACGCGAACGACCGTCTCCAAATCACTGAAGTCCAACTCCGGATCGACTCCTTGGGTATACATGTTCAGCGCCAACGTGATGATATCGACGTTTCCGGTACGCTCGCCGTTGCTGAGCAACGTCCCCTCGACACGATCAGCACCCGCCAACAACGCCAACTCCGTCGCGGCAACGGAGGTTCCGCGGTCGTTATGGGTATGGGTCGAGATCAATACGTGCTCGCGGTTGGTGAGATGGCGGCTCATCCACTCGATCTGATCGGCATAGACGTTCGGCGTCGCCATCTCGACCGTTGCGGGAAGATTAATCACCACTTTGCGCTCCGCGCTGATTCCCCATCGATCGGTCACGGCGTTACAGATACGGGCCGCAAATTCAAGCTCCGTCCCCGTAAAACTCTCGGGGGAGTATTCGAGCATGATCTCGCCGTCGTGCTTGGCCGCGCGCTCTTTCACCATATCGACCCCCTCTAACGCCAATGCGATGATCTCGTCCTGCTCTTTTCCGAAAACGATCTTGCGCTGCGCCACCGACGTGGAGTTGTACAAATGGACAATCGCTTTTTTGACCCCTGCCAAAGCTTCGAACGTTTTGTCGATCAAGTGTTCGCGCGCTTGGACAAGCACCTGTACCGTCACATCATCGGGGATTAACTTTTGCTCGACCAAGGTGCGCAAAAAGTCAAACTCTACCTTTGACGCGGAAGGGAAGCCCACTTCGATGTTTTTGAATCCGAGTTTCAGCAAGAGTGAGAAGAGAGAAAGTTTTTGATCCAAATTCATCGGGGTGATCAACGCCTGGTTTCCGTCGCGAAGATCGACACTGCACCAGATAGGGGCGTGTGTGATGGTTTTGGTAGGCCAAATACGATTCGGCAAATCAACTTGAGGATAAGGGCGGTATTTGCCCGCGGATGCGTGTTTCATTTGAGCTTCCTTTGAAAATTCTCTTCTCATTTACCCTTGCTGGGTGTAAATGAATAGCGTGATTATAGCGCAAAGCACGGTGAGGTCATCAAATATTAAGCATAATTTGACGATAATGTTTCATTAGCATCCTAAAAAACAGGATGTATTTTAGCTCAGGAGTTATCATTCATATGAAACGTCGTGCATTTACACTTATCGAACTTATCATGGTCATCGTCATTATCGGAGTATTAGCGGCTGTTGCTATTCCGAAATACAAGAATTTACAGCAAAATGCTGAAGTCAAGGCCCTCATTAAAACCACAATGGATACCGTATCAAGTGCGGCTAATGCGGCTGTCAATCAAGTCGGATTGGAAAACAACACGACTTATACATTGGAAGACCTTGTTAAAGTCTCCGGAAAAGGGTGGACCTACAATGCTGCGGATGCAAACGGTACCTATACTTATGTAACAACAAAAGGAATCGTTTCAACCATCAGACTTAATTCAGATACCAGAAGCATAACCTATATGATTGAGTGTAGCAATTTCGTCGATGCTGTCAGCCAAGAAAAATGTTTGAGCGATTTGAATGTTACATCAAAAGCAGGTGCAGATTTTAACGAGACAACTACGTATTAAAATGAAATTGCGAGAAGGCTTTACCCTCATAGAGCTTATTCTCGTGATCGTTATTATCGGAATTCTCTCGACCGTGGCGATTCCAAAATTTTCCAACCTCATCGATAACTCCAAAATCGCTTCCGAACTCTCAACCGCCGCTTCCGTACAAAGTGCCGTCGATGCGACACACGGAGAATGGATCACCAACAACTGCCCCTTTATTTGGGGAAATGAACAAAATTCTACTCTGCTGAATGCTGAAGGATACCCTGATGCGGCCGACATGGGCGATACCGCCAACCCATTTAAAAATCTTCTCAAAAACAGTGACAATGGAGATTGGTCGAGAAACGACAGCTTTAACCCTCCCCGCTACTATGGTCCCGCCACTAACGGCGGAACCAAAGATCGTAATTTAGCGCATAAACCGGAGGGAAACGATTATTGGGAATACAACGCAACCGTAGGGACGTTTAAGCTGATCGAGCCGTAACATGGACGCGACTATCTCTCGTTACAACCGATTCTTTTCTTTTATCGTTCTGGCCGTTTCTTTCATTTTTTCAACCCCCTCAGCCTATGCCGACAGAACCATTACGGCGGCTACGCTCAACGGAACTTCCGATGTCACGGTAACCCCTTCCTCTTCTATTACGGCAAGGGTATATGTGACTACCAACGGTACCGGTACCAACAACGACTGGGGATCGACGCAATGGCGTATCGGCAACGGAAGCTATACCTGTGTCAATCACCCCAATCATACCAGCTCAGGCAGCTATGCCGAAACGTTTACGATTACCGCCCCCTCAGTCTACGGGACCTACAATGCCGATTTTATCGCCTACCGCAATGATAACTGCAGCCAAGGGGCCAGCAGTGTTTATACTTTACGAAACGGCGTATCCGTATCCCCTCCGTTAAGCACCTGCGGTACCGAGGACTTTACCGAATACAATGCCACCGTTCCCCTCAGTGCAAACTGGAATATCATTTCCTCCACCAACTATACCCCCAATGTCCAAAACGGAAGACTGATCCTCAGCGATACGACACTGGCGATCTCAAGCGCTATTACCCTCAGAGGGGCATTACCCGCCAATAATAATTACCTCGAAATTACCTTTCAGCCCTATGCATACGGCGGCGATGGTGCCGATGGGATGACAATCACCCTCTCTGATTCCACCGTTACCCCTGCTTCCGGAGCTTTTGGAGGTTCTTTGGGGTACGCGCAAAAAAGCAACCCCGGAAGCGACTGCACAATTCCGGGAGGATGCCCCGGGTTTGCGGGGGGATGGCTCGGATTCGGGCTGGATGAATACGGGAATTTCTCCAATCCTACCGAGGGGAGAATAGGCGGACCCGGATTCAGGCCCGATTCGATCAGTATTCGCGGAAACAGCAGTGCCGGATACCCTTACATCAGCGGAACCGCAACATTGACTCCGGGAATCGATGACATAAGCGGTACTCCGGCTAATCCGCGACCCGGATATTACTATCGTCTCTTAATCGATACCCGAAACAATGCTACCCTCGTAAGCGTTGAACGCGATACGGGAAGCGGCTATGTTTCGATCATCCCCTGGATCAATGCGACACAAGTTGCCGCAGCACCTGAAAACTACCTTCTCAGTCTCACGGCATCTACAGGGGCAAACAGCAATTATCATGTAGCTGACAATTTTACCCTCAAAGCATTGTCCTGCGGAACCGTACAAATCATCCCCCCATCAATACGGGGAAATTTTGATGCTTGGGACCCGTTCCGCTCCATCAGTGATCGTTACATCTCTACCAAAATCGTCGGAAAACCCTTTAACGTAACTATCGCCTCTTTGGATGCCAGCCGTAGTATTTTCCAAGATTATAACGGTACCGTTTGCACACGGATCGTCAATCTTGCCGATCAAAATCTAACCGGGTGGAATAAACTTCTTTTTAACAATACGACAAGCGAATTGACAACGTTTACCCTCAATCGTGCCGTTGGTGCCGATGACAGCGCCGTAGTCGACATCCACTGGAAAAACAATGTGAATACGGCCTGTCCCATCACGCTTGAAACCGATACTTCCCGTTCCAGCGACCGTTTTTCCGTACGACCCGCTTCTTTCGCACTCACTTCGCCCAATGCCGTTGCAGGGAGT contains:
- the leuA gene encoding 2-isopropylmalate synthase, yielding MKHASAGKYRPYPQVDLPNRIWPTKTITHAPIWCSVDLRDGNQALITPMNLDQKLSLFSLLLKLGFKNIEVGFPSASKVEFDFLRTLVEQKLIPDDVTVQVLVQAREHLIDKTFEALAGVKKAIVHLYNSTSVAQRKIVFGKEQDEIIALALEGVDMVKERAAKHDGEIMLEYSPESFTGTELEFAARICNAVTDRWGISAERKVVINLPATVEMATPNVYADQIEWMSRHLTNREHVLISTHTHNDRGTSVAATELALLAGADRVEGTLLSNGERTGNVDIITLALNMYTQGVDPELDFSDLETVVRVVEECTDMKTHERHPYVGELVYTAFSGSHQDAINKGLAYQRSKEDPFWEVPYLPIDPQDVGRNYEGIIRINSQSGKGGVAYVLEDKFGYSLPKKMHPEIGRIVQQVTDEAGRELTSEEILDIFEKTYFGEPHDIEFVDYSVISESAKEHSAKCVLEYTHNGKAIRSEGVGNGPIDACKNALMVEYSHNFKILSYSEHSRGELSSAEAVAYIEIQTESLEKFFGVGCDNDITVASIKAMFSALNRAFS
- a CDS encoding type II secretion system protein produces the protein MKRRAFTLIELIMVIVIIGVLAAVAIPKYKNLQQNAEVKALIKTTMDTVSSAANAAVNQVGLENNTTYTLEDLVKVSGKGWTYNAADANGTYTYVTTKGIVSTIRLNSDTRSITYMIECSNFVDAVSQEKCLSDLNVTSKAGADFNETTTY
- a CDS encoding prepilin-type N-terminal cleavage/methylation domain-containing protein, whose product is MKLREGFTLIELILVIVIIGILSTVAIPKFSNLIDNSKIASELSTAASVQSAVDATHGEWITNNCPFIWGNEQNSTLLNAEGYPDAADMGDTANPFKNLLKNSDNGDWSRNDSFNPPRYYGPATNGGTKDRNLAHKPEGNDYWEYNATVGTFKLIEP
- the alaS gene encoding alanine--tRNA ligase; its protein translation is MDVREAFLAFFESKQHERVPSSPLVPDDATLLFTNAGMVPFKSIFTGDIPIPANPRATSAQTCIRAGGKHNDLENVGHTARHHTFFEMLGNFSFGDYFKEEAIAHAWEFVTEVMKLPKEKLWVTVHESDDEAEEIWKKHIAADRIMRLGDKDNFWQMGDTGPCGPCSEIFIDQGAEHFNGPEDYMGGDGDRFLEIWNLVFMQYERNAKGELKPLPKPSIDTGMGLERATAVLEGVTSNYDSTLFMPIIKKVEALIGKPYVYATGASYRVIADHIRTVTFLLAQGTNFSNEGRGYVLRRILRRAVRHGYLLGFTKPFMFEVADTVAELMGKQYPYIVEKLAVLKEQIMLEEERFFKTIASGIELFNEELKNTKGTFSGEVAFKLYDTFGFPLDLTEDMLREKNLSLDVETFETLMSEQRKRAKAAWKGSGDAHVEGDFKTLLETFGVNTFIGYAYTKAPVKIQALLGENFERVDQLHAHQKGWVLLEETPFYAESGGQCGDTGTLDDKATVLDTKKFHGLNLSHIETKATLSVGDTVNALVDPERNEIAKHHSATHLLHAALYEVLGEHISQAGSLVEHNRLRFDFSHPKAMSHEEIALVEERVNYHVFHALEGMTREMSIDDAKKSGAKAQFGEKYGDTVRVVNFGTASIEFCGGVHVDNTATIGTFVIVKESGVSAGVRRIEAVCGNAAYNLFKQQRHLLEEVEASVKNRDVLAGIERLKEQVKTLKHEMSALASSAKEELAVTMIGSTAVVVAELGAGDIKERIDELKNQHDSVAVLLFQIKDDKVLLAAGAKNTPLKAGDWIKTIAPILGGGGGGRPDFAQAGGKDASKLGEAKDAALAYVTKELSK